ACTTGCCATCTTGAGAGGTCTCCAATTATGTATTCCGATGGGCATCAATGAGCTTATTGTGGAGACTGACTCTTTGCTTAGTGTTAAGGTCATGGCAACAAAAGGGGAGTCCATGTCCCCCCAAGGCAACCTGATCTCCTCTATCCAAGACCTTTCAAAACAGGTGCCAAGGGTAAGTTTTCAACATGTTAGCAGAGAGCACAATGCAGCAGCTGATAGCCTGGCAAAATTAGCATGTTTTGTAGAGAATTTAACAATTTGGTGGGATTCAATTCTTGAGTGTATTTCCCAATTTGTTTGGCATGATGCCAGTATGTAATTCTCTTTATGACTCTGATTAATGAAAGTGAGTCTgattgttataaaaaataaaaataaaaaagttcagCACAAGCAGACAATAAACTTACCACAGTGAATCCATCTGGCTGAACATCCTCCAAACCCATTTGCCTGAATAGGGTCAGAGCCTCATTGGGCATCCCATTAACAGCATACCCATTAATGACAGAATTTCAAGCCACAAGATCTTTTTTATGGCGTTAACTCAAACATCCTGTGCGCACACTTGGCATGCCAAAAGCAGCGTACATATAAACCAATGAGTTCTGAACAAAAACCAATGACTCAAAACCAATTTCTTATAGCAATGGAATGTATCTTTTCTCCCTCTCTAACAGCAGTCAATTTAGCTACAGCCTTCAGAAGGAAAGGGTAGATGCGTGTGTGAGGTTATATGGAGGACATATGCATTTGATAGTAATTAAAGATCTTGAGATTCCTGCTCTGTAATCCTAGGTGAATTTCGGCTTTCTCGGTGTCCGAGTTCCATCATTGTAATTAAAGATCTTGAGATTCCTGCTCTGTAATCCTATCTTTAGGTTCGTATATagttagaataaaatttattattattataatattttttgaaatttgaacaagtagtaatattgtttttaatttgtattgtttgaaagtttgaaaaaaaaaattataataattagataattattattacatgaaaaactcaaaattttaaaattgaaagtatctggagtgatatttggaaaagaaattttgagaaaatttaaaatgagatgaaatggtttCAGTTCCCAAACCAGAGCTTATAAAACTCAAAAGAAAAGTGCCGTAGGCTGCATCCAGGTACTGCATTCCCGGCCATTAATTCGGCTTCCATCCGAGACCTTTATTGGTTgaatttatctaaaaaaaaataaaagtgaatagAGTGAGCTTGAAGTGGAGTACTGAGAACATAATATTGAAATTCAGCATAATTAGTAGCCTAAGCCAATAGATAAAAGCAGCACATAACTCGCTGATCAAAGCACCTATTCAATCAGATACAAAACCAAAGTCATCAAAGTCGTAATTGTCAATATATGATTGAGTACTGTCATCATCAATATCATAATATCCACAAGCTTCCAGCATTCCCTCAAATTCTCGATCGCTGAAACAATGAAACTGCAAGTCTCTGATCTGTTCAGAACACCACCTCTCAAAATCCCCTTTCATAGTGACATAACGACAATGCCGAAGTTCCAATGATTGAAGGCGAGGACAACCTTTAAGAATGACTTGCACGCCCTCATTAGTCAGGTTATTCCCATCAAACTGCAGACTGACTAACCCAGGCATGTTCTTTGCAATAGCAACTGCCCAAATATCACACTCTTTGAAAGGATCTCCCCAGTAAACCTCCCTAATCAGTTTGAGTGATTTCAAATGGGGACAACTGCGGCCCACAGCTTCCAGAAATTTTTCAGTGATCCAAAAACAGTATGAAATTTCAAGCTTTTCCAACAATGGAATATTTGCAGCAATCTCACTCAATCCCTTATTTGAGATACTGAAGCGCCAATTTACAGCTCCAAGGTATCTGAGCTCCCTTGAACTGCTAAAGATGCCattaaaacacaaaataaatgaGCAACTTAATCACCACATAGAATGCATATTTGCATGTCAAGGAGAATTAGGTGCAATTGCTGCCTATTTTAGAGCACCATGCAGAAAAACAAATgttcaaagaaattaaataaagccCAATGTGTGTTGGGGAACACTGTCCAGTACTCCAAATCATGAACGCCAATTTCATCCCCAACGCATCAAGCTTCCCACAAGCAAGCACGCACTTGAAGCCATCAACACAAGCATGCAGTTGTGATATTCACTTGTACATAAATGGATTAATTACTGAGAACAAAAGCCATCAACATCACTACAAATATAACTCAAAAGctttaattttcaaatcaaatccAAACAACAATATATATCAGAAAATAACATACGTAatgaaatagataaaaaaaaatttacaataccGCTCAGTAATGTACTTGAGGAGATTCTCGTCACAAAAGCAGCCGACTTCGATCCCCACCAATTGGCCGCGACTGAGATAAACGGCGCGGCGACAGATCTTCCTGAGGTCGTAGGGCATGTACCTCCATAAGTCCACGTAGTAGCCCATGTTGAGGGTGCGCCACATGGAGGGGTCCTTGCAGACGTTACGCCAGTGCAAGCACACCATTTGCGCTCTGGTCAGGATCTCTACGACGTCGAGTCTTTGGAGTATCGACGACGTCACATCAAGGGGAAGATCCAACCAATTCCTATACTGGTCGGatggttgaggaggaagagggaAAGGAGAGTCCATTGTTGAGAGGATTTACTTTCTGGAAAAGTTGGTGCGGTTTTACCTGAAGCAATGTATAAGAGGAGCAAGGGAGTGTTCCTTAAATTCTGAAGGAAAGTTCCTCTGgaagagaaatatggaaattaaCGAAAAGTTTCTTCCATCATTTTAAATATGTGTTCGTTTGATTTACTACCAATAAAGCAAACGACGACGACGCTTGGGGGAATACAGCAATATGCATGATGCTCTCGCGACTCAACTAATCAGCATGTTTTGTGATAATTAAGGAGGCTGCAGCTTTactccttaattaattaaatcgaATTATTAACCCGGTAAGATATTGGAATGTGAAGAAGTTCATCTCGTTCGTCGCGAATCAAAGTAAATGAACCtgtttattataaaaagaaaaatcaccaGCACTGCTGCATGCATGGATGCTAGGTATTTCTTGAGATTTTAAATCCCCACCCTTGGATCACTTAGATTCCTAATTCCCTCCCATATTTCCCCTCGTCTGATCACCCCCTCCCTCCAAAGTCCAAATGCCGTATCTCCCCCCTCCCCCACAAATTGAaaactctgtctctctctcactctctttttctctcacaACCGCCACCACAGAAGCAGCGCCACCACCACGAGACCCCACTCATCCCTCTCAATTTGACTCTCCCTCTGTCAGATCTCTCTCCTTTCTATTCTcttctttgtctctctctctaggcTAGGGCTCTGCCGCCGCCATCTCCACGCACGACATCATGGTCGCCCACAGCTCCTTCATGTCCCTCTCTCACTTTCCCCTACGTCTATCAACCCACACTCACCCCCAATGCCTCCATCAAGTCGACAGCACCGTCCCTCCCTCGCTGTGAATATTCCACCATGAGACGGTGAGATCCAACCGAGGCCCCCAACGCCAACAATCCAAGAATATTCCACTGCACCGCTAAGAGTAGGTTTCCTTTATTTGCCTTAGTTTTCTCTCTTGTTATGTGTAAGCTTTTGAAGATTGAAGTGGCCCAAAGGTATCATGGAGTAAATTGCTAGTAGTCAGGGAACTGTTCTTTTATTTCGCTGCATTGTTGGTTTTTAATTCAGTTCACTGTGATTATTCTGCTCATTCTATTGACCTCCTTTTCCTTGAAGCAAAATCTGATGATTGGTAACGACTGTATGTCATTTGCTTTCGTGAAAAGGGTTCTGCTTCAATCATGTTCTTGTTGTTAAATGTGAATTGGTCTATTtaacttaattaattagaaactGCTTTCATAATTAGTGCGAGGTCAATGCAGTTTTAACTTAATTTTGTTTCCATCATCTCGTACTCATTAAATTCtttatgaaagaaaacatttcatTAGTTCCTCATTTCTTAATGTATGTTTCTTCTTATTAAGTTTAGAtctaaattacaaaattttcttattaaatttatatctaaATTATATGGTTTTTGTTTTCGTTGATAGTGTCCAGACACCAATTACCTCTTCATGGGGAAATATGTAGATCGAGGGTATTATTCCTCATTTCTTATGCTTGTTGTCTTGCTATATGAAATTATCTTTCCCATTAAATAAGTTATATGGTCAATTGATCTGTTTTTAAttgtcatttcattcattttcatgGTGATGACTTTGGAACCTTGTCATGGTCCTAAAGTACATTTATCAATGCTGAAATACAGATCTATTTAGTTCAACTAAAGGCCAGTTGGTTTAGCAAACTCCTACATTATCTTAGTAGTCTTTTGTGTGCTAGAATCCTTACAACCCTTGGCTCTAGAAAAGGTGTAAAATATGGGATTTCTGTTCAAAGTATTGTTATATAGCCTAATAGTTTCCTTTCCTTGCTTGTGAATGCTAAAGTTACTATGATAGAGACAATATCAACTCCTAGAATGGCAGTTACCTTTCTATACAGCATAAGAATGAGGAATGACATTAAAAATCTCTTTTTACCATATTGCATTGGCTTGGTGTAGCATTAATAGACCTTACTGATCTTTGTTTCTGAATTTTAGTCTTAAATTTATGATGGTAATCTGGATGCTTCTCTTTAGATGTTGAATTCTCACTCAcataagtagaaaaaaaaaatctataaatagtttcaatggtttgatttattttagagTTAATTTTTCTGTTTCTAGCATTCAaagtaattattatatagcctaatagtttcctttcctttcttgtgAATGCTAAAGTTACTATGATAGGGACAATAGCAACTCCTAGAATGGCAGTTACCTGTCTATACAGCATAAGAATGAGGAATGGCATTAAAAATCTCCTTTTACCATATTGTATTGGCTTGGTGTAGCATTAATACACCTTACTGATCTCTGTTTCTGAATTTTAGTCTTAAATTTATGATGGTAACCTGGATGCTTTTCTTTATATGTTGAGTTCTCAGTCACataagtggaaaaaaaaaatctataaatagtttCAATGGTTTGATTTTATGTTAGAGTTAATTTTTCTGTTTCTGGCATGTAGGTATGGAACCATGTGTGATATTAACAATGGAGATATTGTCAAGACGGCATCTCGTGCTCAAAAGAGTGTTGCAGGGTTTGTTCTTTTGTCTTtatcaaatcttttttattttgataagtactTTATCAAATCTATTGTTGAAGATTTCCTTTTCTCTTGTTCCTCTAGTTTTATTAGATTCTAGCACCTAAACACCTAAGTTAGTTGCTGCACATCAAACTGGCACTATAGCAGCATAATTTTAGCCCTTGTAACTCTCAGTTTTGAGTTCAGTCTTCTATATTCCTTCCCTTATTCAGCCTCTGTTTTGAAGACCTTTAGTCCCTCAGAATTTCAGTCATTGTAACTCTCAATTTTGAAGACTTTATTCAACCTCTCagttttggcttttttttttgttgggggggggggacagATTGGGGATTAGTCTGTAAATTTACCACATTGTTTagtatgcatgaatattttctttggaCCTAGATGttcattttagaaaaaagtaATGTGTCTATAATACTTTGAgctaataatttttatctctttgtttttcccTTTGGCAGATTACTCAGGTTTATGGATTTTATGATGAATGCCTGAGTGAGTTATCTATAGATTACCTTGGTTTAGGAGGTCATACTTGTAGTAATTTGTATTATCTTTTACATGacaatattattcattttttctttaataatatattttagaaaGTCCTAATAGATAGTTTTTGAACCTGATGAGTAGATAATGCATTTCATCTACCTATTGATGTTTTTGGACCTGAAATTGTAGATGTGATTGAACTTATAACTTTTGTGGTTCAAGCTGGTGGAATGTGTGGCTGTCCTGTTTGGGTTGTGCTATGTGATTGGTTGGGTTGGTTTTATGAGTGTGGTTGTTCAGGCTATTATATGTGGCTGTTTAGGCTAGTATGCATGGCTAGTTGGTTTGTTTTAATTACCAGGAGGTGTGGTTGCTTTTGCTTgaagtttgtgtgtgtgtggtggtATTTTTGGGCTGTTGTGCATTTATGAGTTTTTAAGTTGGTAAATTGGAGcatgtgtatttaaaaaatgaagtgaTCTTTTGTGAAAGTCTGAAGCTTCACTTTTTGAATGACTTATTGTACAATATATCATGGTCATACAAATTAAGGCTACATGGTTCTCATCCCTTCACTTGTAATTCTGTATTTAATAAACTTGACTCAATACACTCAATTCTGTCTTCTATATTCATTTCCTTCTCCAGCCTCTATTTTGAAGACCTTTAGTCCCAGAGGAGGCCTTCCATCTGACTTGAACTGGCTGGCTTGAATTGAGTCTTGTGGATTAAAGGAAGATCTTCAGTTATTTAGCAGACCAGTCCAGTGATATGTGAATTTAGTTTATGATTATGTACTTGTGTTGGATTGAATTACATGGGCATCAAGGTTTTTCTTGTAAACATGTCAGAAGAATTAACTAGTTGTTTTTTAGGAAGTGTTATTAGTGTcaatttgaatcttggaggtttgtatatatttttttagcttatatttgacatttttttttatgctcATTTTTGGCTCAGCCTCATCTTCTTttacttttacaattttttttttttctgaattcttCTAGCATTTGCTGTGAAGACAACTCGTGACAAGTACTTTTTTTTGGCGGGGAGAAAACTTTTCCCACAAATCTTCTAGTGGGTAATACTAATACTCACTAGTACCTCTCATGGTAATTGCTCCTACTTCCATAAGCATAAATGAAAAAAGATGTGCTTTTGCGATGAGTTACATTGGCTCTTGCTGCGAAATGTGTCATGGGAAAACATAGGTATTGCCCACGAATTAAACCTTTCGTGGGCTATAATACTTTTTGCGGCGAGTTTTATGCCACGAGTTGCCCACAACAACAATTTGTGAGAATAGAGTTTTTCCCACAAAAAGTAGGCTTTTTGCCATGAATCCCTTCGGAAAAAGGCCgtatttcttgtagtggtaGTCATGAAATATGGAATAGCTAATAAACTCATTCAAAAGCATGCTCGTGGCATAGAATATATTGGAGACTTAATTGGTAAATACTTGCGCTATGATAATGGATTAGTTTTAAAACAGCTTTGTAACATTATCCCACCACTTGTTTAATTAAGAATATCAAATTACAACATTTCCATTCCTTCTCTCTGAAGGGTAAGGTGCTGTCTTTGCCTTGGCAAAGTATTGTCTCTTAGACTATGTCTAACAAGGGTAGGATGGAGGGAGAACTTCATCGGATGTGGGAAGGGTTCAGTCTAACTGAACAAGAAAGGAAGGTAGTGGTATTGGAGAATAATTCTGTCGTTAAGGTTTTATCAAAAGGGAAGTTTTGTCTGTTTGCATTTCTAGTAATTGAAAAGGTGATTAACATGAGGCATTCAGTTTGCTATGACAAAAATCTGGAGACATGAAAGTTGGATTTAGTTCAAAGATGCAGGTGAAAACCTTGTTCTGCTGGAGTTCCAACACGAAAGAGACAAGGTTAAAGTGATGAGTGGTAGACCGTGGTCCTTTGATAGAATGCTGATTAATTTGCAGGAGTTCGATGGTCATACTCCTCT
This genomic interval from Carya illinoinensis cultivar Pawnee chromosome 10, C.illinoinensisPawnee_v1, whole genome shotgun sequence contains the following:
- the LOC122278406 gene encoding putative F-box/LRR-repeat protein 9, with protein sequence MDSPFPLPPQPSDQYRNWLDLPLDVTSSILQRLDVVEILTRAQMVCLHWRNVCKDPSMWRTLNMGYYVDLWRYMPYDLRKICRRAVYLSRGQLVGIEVGCFCDENLLKYITERSRELRYLGAVNWRFSISNKGLSEIAANIPLLEKLEISYCFWITEKFLEAVGRSCPHLKSLKLIREVYWGDPFKECDIWAVAIAKNMPGLVSLQFDGNNLTNEGVQVILKGCPRLQSLELRHCRYVTMKGDFERWCSEQIRDLQFHCFSDREFEGMLEACGYYDIDDDSTQSYIDNYDFDDFGFVSD